The nucleotide sequence GGCTTCCAGCAATTGTTCCTGGGTTAGCCAGGCATATCCGAGTACGAGTTCTTCTTCGAGGAATGCGATGAGTAAGTATCCGCTGCCGTAGAGTATTGCGCCAATTTTTAGAAAGAATAGGCCCAGTGCCCAGAGGGTTGGTCCTGCTGCGGATACGGCACCCTGACTTGCGAGCATGGTCAATCCCGTGCCGGCCACAGGTGCTATTACGGCCATGTGTTCGCGGTCTCTCGGTCGCGTCATTCTCAGCCAGAACATCCCGAGGATTCCCCCGCCGATCAGTGCGAGTACGCCGCTAAATTGCGTGAGGGCTACGAGCATGACAGCCAGGCCCAGAAAGCTCAGTCGCCAGCCTTTTACGGCTTTTTGCCCCAGTCGCCACAGTGCGCCCAGGATGACTGCGAGTACCGCTGGTTTGATGCCGTAGAGCAGGTCGGCAACTTCTGGGATGGCGCCATAAGTCATGTAGGCCCAGGCGAGTATTGTTGTCAATGTAACGGCGGGAAATATAAAACACAGGCCAGCGAGCAATAGACCGGGCCAACCGCCGCGCAAGAATCCCAGGTGTATCGCCATTTCAGTCGAGTTTGGTCCGGGGATAATGCTGGTTACGCCGACGAGGTCTAAGAATCGCTCGCGCGATAACCACGCGCGTTTTTCAACTACTTCGTCTTCCATCAGGGCGATGTGCGCTGCGGGGCCACCAAAACCTATTACGCCGAGTTTAAAAAATAATGCCGCTACTTCGCGCAGTCGTCCGCGTTTTTCGTTTGACATGTTAAAACCTCAAAAGGTGTGAAAGACAATCGTCATTGCGGCAGGGTTTAAGCCGCAATCCAGGGAGGGGGTTGGGTGGCCCTCTTACCTTTTACATCCTACCTCTTACCACCTCATCCACAACTTCACCAAGTACCTGTAAGCCGTCTTCGAGCGCGTCTTGTTCAATGGTTAAGGGCGGAGAGATTTTTACGGTTTGTCCCCACGCGCCCACAGGGGCAAAGAATAGCAGTCCTTTGTGAAAACAGCGCAGTACAATTTCGTGCGCCAGGTCCGGGTCGGGTTCTTTTTGTCCGGCTTTTACCATTTGTACACCGCCTACGAGTCCCTTGCAGGTTACGTGCCCGACCACGTCGGGATGTGCGGTTTGGATTTTTTTGATTCCGTTCGCTAATACGGGTTCGAGGCGCGCTGCATTGCCGGTTAAGTCGTCGTTTACGATTTTTTGCAGGCTGGCGAGTGCCGCAGCACAACAGACGGGGTTGCCCGTGTGGGTGCTTGTCATTGATCCGGGGGGGTATAAGTCCATGACTTCGGATTTGCCGATTACGCCCGATAAGGGAAGTGAACTGCTTACGCCTTTGCCAAAGCAGATGAGGTCGGGAATTACGCCGTAGTGCTCAAATCCCCACATTTTACCTGTGCGACCAAAGCCCGCCTGTACTTCGTCAAAGATTAAGAGGGCATTGTGTGCTTTGCACCATTCAGATAGTGCCTGTACGTACGCCACGGGCGCGAAATCAGGTCCCACGCCCTGATATGTTTCGAGCATGACGCCGCATACATTGTCTGCATTTAGTCCTTTGTCTTTGAGTGTAGAGCAGAAAAAGTCGAAATCCACGTTTTCTGTCCAATACCCGTCGGGAAAGGGTACCTGTACGATGGCGGGGTCTTCGTTGCCGATCCAGTCTTTTTGTCCGGGCATGCCACCGATTTGCTGTGCGCCCATTGTGCGTCCGTGAAATCCGCGTTCAAATCCCACAAAGCCGATTTTCTTTTTTCCTCCGGTTGTAATGCCGTATGTTCGCGCGAGTTTCAGGGCGTTTTCCGTGCTTTCAGATCCGGTTGTTAGTAGAAATGCTTTGTCTAACCCTTCTGGTGCCAGTTCTACCAGAAATTCGACGAGTTGCGCCCGTTCTTCGCTCGGGAATACGTAGTTGTGCAATAGCCCGGTGTTGACCTGATCCACGATTGCACGCCGAACTTCAGGCATGCCGTGTCCGGCATTGGTGACGAGTACGCCGGAGCTCCAGTCGAGCCACATGTTGCCGTATTTGTCATAGACCTGACAATCTTCTGCGCGATCCCATACTATGGGCGGTTGTCCGCGCATGGAGATGGGTTCTACCCGGTGCAGGGTTTCCAAAGTTGCCACTGAGTCTGGATGGGGTACAGGCGTTACGATGCGGCGATATTTTGTATCGACTTTTGGTACGTTGACAGGGGTGATGTCAAATTCTTTTCCCATTGGATCAGGATGTCCCAGATTAAAGGATGTTCAGGATACCGCCCTTTCTCCACCCACTTCCTACTTCCTACTTCACACTTCCTTATTGTATATTTTTTCAAATACTGCGTCGGGTCCGTCAGATGCGCGGTTGGGATCGACGATGGTGATGCCGTCTGCGCCGAATTGCGCTGTGACAGTTGCGCCTTTGCCTTCGCGCATGTATTCAAAATTGCGGTCGCGGACGATGCGCGCGGCATCTACGATCGCCGTTGTGATCCGCCCGTCTTCAGCGGTGGGATAGATTGCTTTTACGTCTGATAGGGTTTCGCCCAGGAATTCGATGCGACATATTGCGACCAGTGCCACGATGATGCTGTCTGTACCATATCCCACATAGACTTCTGAGCCGTCGGGGCGTTTGACGTTGCGGGTGAAGTGGTTGTTTGAACTCTGGCTGCCGCCGTCTGCGTACCAGAAGCGAAATCCGCGATATTGCTGGTCGGATTCCACTTTGCCGTCGGTGCCGACTATTTCGTGTCCCTGATTGACGGGTCCTTCAAAATCGTCGGGGGTGATCCAGTTGTTGTGGAAGTAAATGCTCATGCCGTTGTCGAAATCCACCCGAACCTGGACGGCATCGTATGCGTCAATGCCATCGCGTATGAGGCGTTTTTTTTGCCCTACGGCTGTGAGGGATACGGGTTTGCTGCGGTAGTAATTGTAAAATAGATCGACCCAGTGGGGTCCCACGTAGGAGAAGGGATCGCTTTCTTCTGCCCACTTAAATGTGCTGGTGGATACTTCGAGGGGTTCTTCCAGCATGGCGAGCCCGTAAATGGGATCGCCGATGCGATTGGCGATGTCGTGCTCGATGCGCATGTGATCCGGGTCGTAGCGTTTGTGCATATCTACCGCGCATACCAGTCCTTTTTCATTGGCGAGTTCGATCATTTCATCGGCTTCGTGGACCGATAAACACATCGGTTTTTCGGTGATGACATGGGTGCCGTTGTTCAGTGCTGCGAGGACCACGGGCGTGTGCAGGTTGTCGGGTGTGGCGACGGCCATGACGTCGAGGTCCGGAATGTCGCGCAAGACATCTTCCCAGGGGGTTTCGCCCCAGTAGGGTGCGGGCGCGTGTCCGGTCCATTGTTCAAAATTGGCTTTTGCGCGCTGGGCAGATGCTTCGCTGCGCGTGGCTACTGCAACGAGATCAAATTCGATGTCTGCAAGGTCGCGCGCCCAGGCGTCGAGTCCCACTCGTCCCATCAGGCCACTGATGCCGTTGCGCTGCAGATCCGCAAAGGCCCGGGCGTGAACATCGCCGCCAAACATCCCGGCGCCAATCAGTGCTATTGTTACTTTTTTTGCCATTCAATACTCCATTCAAGGTTGGGATTTACTACGTAAAAACGATAGGTCGGCTTGTGCCGCTGTCCAGAGGTCGTCCATGTTTTCGCCGGGTTCGCGCGTTCCTTTGGAAAATTCGACAGTGATGGAGCCAGCGAATTTGTATTCGGCCATCAGATCCAGTGCCGTTTGAGCGCGTTCGGGATGGTCATTAAGCAACTGGACATTGGTGTTTTCGTCGCGCAATTGCGTGTGTGCGTGCGTGACTTTGAGACCAAAGAGGTCGAACCATCGCTTCAGGATATCCATCTCGGGAATGAAGCAGTGTACGATGATTTCCCAGCCTTCGATGCCCAGGTCGTCGAAGAATGCTCTGGCGTCATCGGGGTGTTCAACGATTGTGCCCGGGTGGCATTCGCAGAGCAGTGTACAGGTTTGCGGGACTTGTTCGCGCCAGGCGCGCAGGTTGTTTAAATAGGTTTCGCGCAGGGCAGGGTCTTTGCCGACGTTGAATTTTACACCGGTTGAGCCGAATAGGCCGATCATTTCTGCCGCGTTTTGTCGCGCATTGGCATCGTTGTCGTCGAAGTCGCAATACGTGTTGTAGATGGTTGCGGGAAAATTAGAGGATAACAGTTTTTCGCGTTCGGCGTCTGAACACAGTGTGGCGTGATACTCCCACAGTTCCATTCCGTCAAATCCAGCTTCCCGAAATCGATCAGTCCAATCGCTTACTTCGTAAGTCGGTGTTTTGGGATCGCCCCAGCGGTTGAGGTCCAGGAGTATGGAGCCGATTAAAATTTCTCCATTGCGATTTGACATGTTATATCTCCATTAGAATAAAAAGCGCGAATCAACGAATCGAAGTTCATAGTGATTTTGGGTGGTTGAGCGGGGTTCGTCTATTCGTTGATTTCCCTGCCTATTTACGGACTCCAATTTCTCATCAACCGACGCCAGACTTTTATAATCTCGTTCTTTTCCCGGATGGCATCTTGCCAGATGTCGGGGAAACAGGCAAGTGCGTATCCAGAGCCTTGTGGTCCCAGTTCGGGTACGATATGGAGTATTTTGCCCGGTTTCGCGCCCTGTAACCAAGCTTCGAGGGCGGGTTCCAGGTAATTTGTCAACCAGATTTTGAAATCGCGGTCCAATCGCCCTTTGTCATTTGTTACCGGGGTCTGGCAATGGCTGCCCGTAAAGGGGCGGAAATGGATGAGTTCGTGCATTTGCAAGAGGTCGGTGCGCTCAGATAATCGCTCCCAGTATTCGTGCGGGCGGAGTTGTTTGATGATTGCCGGGTGCGAGTGGTCGAAGTTCATTCTCAGTTTCTTTTTGTATTTTTTTCGGTACGCATCGGCCAGTGCAAAGGCTTTTTCCGGCGTTTCAGTACAGGTGTCGCGATGGATCTCGATTGCGGGTTTGACTTTGTGCTTTT is from Gemmatimonadota bacterium and encodes:
- the chrA gene encoding chromate efflux transporter, whose translation is MSNEKRGRLREVAALFFKLGVIGFGGPAAHIALMEDEVVEKRAWLSRERFLDLVGVTSIIPGPNSTEMAIHLGFLRGGWPGLLLAGLCFIFPAVTLTTILAWAYMTYGAIPEVADLLYGIKPAVLAVILGALWRLGQKAVKGWRLSFLGLAVMLVALTQFSGVLALIGGGILGMFWLRMTRPRDREHMAVIAPVAGTGLTMLASQGAVSAAGPTLWALGLFFLKIGAILYGSGYLLIAFLEEELVLGYAWLTQEQLLEAIAIGQFTPGPVLSTAAFIGYLVTGGKLSGALVAAGAIFLPSFVFVAALNPLLPRLRESEWVASFLDAVNVCAVGLMAAVTIELGYLTLDSIPKMAIAGIASILILWRGVGAVWLVVGGAVAGWIVLAAGF
- a CDS encoding aspartate aminotransferase family protein produces the protein MGKEFDITPVNVPKVDTKYRRIVTPVPHPDSVATLETLHRVEPISMRGQPPIVWDRAEDCQVYDKYGNMWLDWSSGVLVTNAGHGMPEVRRAIVDQVNTGLLHNYVFPSEERAQLVEFLVELAPEGLDKAFLLTTGSESTENALKLARTYGITTGGKKKIGFVGFERGFHGRTMGAQQIGGMPGQKDWIGNEDPAIVQVPFPDGYWTENVDFDFFCSTLKDKGLNADNVCGVMLETYQGVGPDFAPVAYVQALSEWCKAHNALLIFDEVQAGFGRTGKMWGFEHYGVIPDLICFGKGVSSSLPLSGVIGKSEVMDLYPPGSMTSTHTGNPVCCAAALASLQKIVNDDLTGNAARLEPVLANGIKKIQTAHPDVVGHVTCKGLVGGVQMVKAGQKEPDPDLAHEIVLRCFHKGLLFFAPVGAWGQTVKISPPLTIEQDALEDGLQVLGEVVDEVVRGRM
- a CDS encoding Gfo/Idh/MocA family oxidoreductase, translating into MAKKVTIALIGAGMFGGDVHARAFADLQRNGISGLMGRVGLDAWARDLADIEFDLVAVATRSEASAQRAKANFEQWTGHAPAPYWGETPWEDVLRDIPDLDVMAVATPDNLHTPVVLAALNNGTHVITEKPMCLSVHEADEMIELANEKGLVCAVDMHKRYDPDHMRIEHDIANRIGDPIYGLAMLEEPLEVSTSTFKWAEESDPFSYVGPHWVDLFYNYYRSKPVSLTAVGQKKRLIRDGIDAYDAVQVRVDFDNGMSIYFHNNWITPDDFEGPVNQGHEIVGTDGKVESDQQYRGFRFWYADGGSQSSNNHFTRNVKRPDGSEVYVGYGTDSIIVALVAICRIEFLGETLSDVKAIYPTAEDGRITTAIVDAARIVRDRNFEYMREGKGATVTAQFGADGITIVDPNRASDGPDAVFEKIYNKEV
- a CDS encoding xylose isomerase — its product is MAKKPVQKPKIKIMAADWSLRDYPSARNPWTIQTKVRKVKEAGFHGMSSGADAELAAELHKQGLEMVGGVDVGSKKEADEKMKAFAEIGVVHINVQLCDHDTKTKAAVKVARAVVKAGKKHKVKPAIEIHRDTCTETPEKAFALADAYRKKYKKKLRMNFDHSHPAIIKQLRPHEYWERLSERTDLLQMHELIHFRPFTGSHCQTPVTNDKGRLDRDFKIWLTNYLEPALEAWLQGAKPGKILHIVPELGPQGSGYALACFPDIWQDAIREKNEIIKVWRRLMRNWSP